The Acidobacteriota bacterium genome includes a window with the following:
- a CDS encoding VWA domain-containing protein, giving the protein MPVHLTKGGRVNLSKEAPQLKRVLVGLGWKTSQSGTPYDIDASVFMLGSNGKIPHEEYFVFYNNLRSRDGSVIHSGDNRQGGVSEDAEVIRVELPKVDPAITELVFVVTIDGALEKNQSFGQVRDAFIRVVDEDTNRELARFSLSDDSSTETALEFGKLYRKDGDWRFQAVGQGYRSGLQGFVDRYYQEHSTSSAGAPPPSAPVVVAPPPPVVSLTPHVPLPPKVSLLKQKVEVTLARKNLTGVKARVGLSMDITGSMTQLYKNGTVQNVVERILAVALSFDDDGSLDVWRFDHRFKRLAPATVHNFEGYVNREALSDRDIYGHNDEPLVMRDIVHKYVVEEPGPIPAFIVFVSDGGVKKNQEIQEIITNAAQYPIFWQFVGIGNAKFGALERIDTLPGRIVDNASFFALNDIARISDEELYDRLLNEFPLWLAAVRSKGIVRN; this is encoded by the coding sequence ATGCCAGTACATTTGACCAAAGGTGGTCGCGTCAATCTCTCGAAAGAAGCGCCGCAATTAAAGCGGGTGCTGGTTGGGCTTGGTTGGAAGACAAGCCAGTCTGGTACACCCTATGATATTGATGCATCAGTATTTATGCTGGGAAGCAATGGAAAAATCCCGCACGAGGAATATTTTGTTTTTTATAACAATCTCCGGTCACGGGATGGATCTGTCATTCACTCAGGTGACAACCGACAGGGAGGCGTTTCAGAAGACGCCGAAGTGATCCGGGTTGAGCTTCCTAAAGTTGACCCGGCGATTACCGAACTGGTTTTTGTCGTCACGATTGATGGAGCGCTTGAAAAGAACCAGAGTTTCGGACAGGTCCGCGATGCCTTCATTCGTGTGGTGGATGAAGACACAAACCGCGAGCTGGCCCGTTTTTCGCTCAGTGACGATTCGAGCACGGAAACCGCGCTGGAGTTTGGCAAACTGTACCGCAAAGACGGAGACTGGCGATTTCAGGCCGTCGGCCAGGGCTATCGGTCTGGATTACAAGGCTTTGTAGATCGCTATTACCAGGAACACTCGACCTCATCGGCAGGCGCTCCGCCACCATCAGCACCGGTTGTCGTTGCTCCACCACCGCCAGTTGTTTCATTGACGCCGCACGTGCCGCTTCCTCCAAAAGTGAGTCTTCTCAAGCAGAAAGTCGAGGTGACACTGGCCAGGAAAAACCTGACGGGTGTGAAAGCCAGAGTTGGGCTTTCGATGGATATCACTGGCTCCATGACCCAGTTGTATAAAAACGGGACGGTGCAAAACGTCGTGGAGCGCATCCTGGCCGTAGCGCTTTCCTTTGATGATGACGGCAGCCTCGATGTCTGGCGTTTTGACCATCGGTTCAAACGGCTGGCACCGGCCACGGTCCACAATTTCGAAGGCTACGTCAACCGCGAAGCCCTCTCCGACCGGGATATTTACGGCCACAATGATGAACCGCTGGTGATGCGTGACATCGTTCACAAATATGTCGTCGAAGAACCGGGCCCGATCCCAGCCTTTATCGTCTTTGTCAGTGACGGAGGCGTCAAAAAGAACCAGGAAATCCAGGAAATCATTACAAACGCGGCACAATATCCGATCTTCTGGCAATTTGTCGGAATTGGAAACGCCAAATTCGGCGCTTTGGAACGCATTGATACGCTGCCGGGCCGGATTGTGGATAACGCTTCGTTTTTTGCCCTCAACGACATTGCCAGGATTTCAGATGAAGAACTCTATGACCGATTGCTCAACGAATTCCCGCTCTGGCTGGCCGCTGTCCGAAGCAAAGGGATTGTGAGGAACTGA
- a CDS encoding SMP-30/gluconolactonase/LRE family protein, which produces MTRTQFTSRRQTRFELSIRHLLIWSLMVGMGLQTLFPVVVLAAETRRSTKPTSKKQEEKPGATIVGIEPGRVTQGQAVTVTVRGKKTKWAKGKTQVSLGNEISVGGAPAGMPGPAQVVSKKLMQVQIQIEGKASLGTRTMRIVTGNDVQEVEIGLTVVPTQLPGTVSTTVSTFAGMAGESGFADGEASEARFNRPTGMAVGPDEAVYVADTGNHRIRRVDAFGRVTTMAGSGTPGFADGTGPEAQFNEPQGVTVDAGGYVYVADTSNHRIRKIDPFGAVTTIAGTGVAGLKDGPSNEAQFDRPVGIAIDPSGQLYIADAGNESIRRIGLDGVVTTVAGNGVGENPVQLRGLAGIVIERETVLVYLADQGRILRLDAEGNLLTVAGSGRGFSDGNGAEARFAEPAGLALDTTGTLIVADTANSLIREVLPEAAVRGDSLAVTTLAGTGERGTTDGPGQTAQFSQPRGVAVLSSSAILVADSGNHVLRKLVRPPVVEDFTPDRAAQAETIKLKGRQFDGRGPGYNAVDFARETGGRTPATVTAATATELTVVVPDDAATGKV; this is translated from the coding sequence ATGACTCGTACTCAATTCACTTCGCGCCGACAAACCCGGTTTGAATTGTCCATCCGTCACCTGCTCATCTGGTCGTTGATGGTGGGAATGGGCCTGCAAACCCTTTTCCCGGTGGTGGTTCTGGCGGCGGAAACCCGGCGGAGCACAAAACCGACCAGCAAGAAACAGGAAGAGAAACCAGGAGCGACGATTGTTGGGATTGAACCAGGACGAGTCACCCAGGGACAGGCGGTGACGGTGACGGTTCGCGGGAAGAAAACCAAATGGGCGAAAGGTAAAACGCAAGTTTCACTGGGCAACGAAATTTCAGTGGGTGGTGCTCCAGCGGGAATGCCCGGACCGGCGCAGGTAGTGTCCAAGAAATTAATGCAAGTGCAGATCCAGATTGAGGGAAAAGCGAGTCTGGGGACGCGGACCATGCGGATCGTGACCGGAAATGACGTCCAGGAAGTGGAAATCGGCCTCACGGTGGTTCCGACCCAGTTGCCAGGTACGGTCAGCACGACGGTCAGCACCTTTGCCGGAATGGCCGGAGAATCCGGTTTTGCGGATGGCGAAGCCAGCGAAGCGCGGTTCAACCGTCCGACGGGAATGGCGGTCGGGCCGGATGAAGCGGTGTATGTCGCCGACACTGGAAACCATCGAATTCGGAGAGTGGATGCGTTTGGGAGGGTGACAACGATGGCGGGGAGCGGAACACCGGGGTTTGCAGATGGAACCGGCCCGGAAGCCCAATTCAATGAACCACAAGGCGTGACGGTGGACGCCGGAGGATATGTCTACGTTGCGGACACCAGCAACCATCGGATTCGGAAAATTGACCCGTTTGGGGCCGTGACGACGATTGCCGGAACCGGTGTTGCCGGATTGAAAGACGGGCCATCAAACGAAGCGCAGTTTGACCGTCCGGTGGGAATTGCGATTGATCCGAGCGGACAACTCTATATTGCGGATGCCGGAAACGAATCCATCCGGCGAATTGGATTGGATGGGGTGGTGACGACCGTCGCTGGAAATGGTGTCGGAGAAAACCCGGTTCAGCTCCGGGGACTGGCGGGAATTGTCATCGAACGCGAGACAGTGCTGGTGTATCTGGCGGACCAGGGACGGATTCTGCGGCTGGATGCGGAAGGCAACCTGTTGACGGTGGCGGGGAGCGGGCGTGGATTCTCCGATGGAAACGGAGCTGAAGCCCGGTTTGCCGAACCAGCGGGTCTGGCACTGGATACCACTGGAACGTTGATCGTGGCGGATACGGCCAACTCGTTGATTCGGGAAGTGTTACCAGAAGCCGCCGTTCGTGGGGACAGCCTGGCGGTGACGACCCTGGCTGGAACGGGAGAGCGTGGAACCACGGATGGCCCCGGCCAAACAGCGCAATTTTCCCAACCGCGGGGCGTTGCGGTCCTGTCATCAAGCGCTATTCTGGTGGCCGATAGTGGAAATCACGTGTTACGGAAACTGGTGCGACCACCCGTCGTGGAGGACTTCACCCCGGACCGGGCTGCCCAGGCGGAAACGATCAAGCTCAAAGGCCGGCAGTTTGACGGACGCGGACCGGGCTACAACGCGGTGGATTTTGCGCGTGAAACCGGGGGACGGACTCCGGCGACAGTGACGGCAGCGACGGCAACGGAATTGACGGTGGTGGTGCCGGATGATGCGGCGACGGGGAAAGT